ttgacacaatccaaaaaaaaaaaaaaaccacaatccTCTAAAACAGCGATGGCTGGCACAACATTGGGGGACAATATCCCTACCATGATAAATAATTTCTTGCATGTAGGCAGCTTCCATCAATGGGAAGCTTCCTTAAAGGAAATATTGACACAATCCAAAGCCACATATTGGCTTCGAACTATATATTACAAAATAGTACTATTATTTTCAATCTTACAATCTTACAATCTTTATTCCAAAAACCAgataaacaaatataaaaaccCTTTTCAAAGCAAGACACATGACCATAATAAAACCCTGTTATACATTTGCAGCATGACAACTTTgtttaaacaaacaaaagaaggtGAAAttgtttttcactcttttttggAACTTTTAGAATGAAAAGTTCATCATGTCCATGCTCAAGCTCTCCATCATCACATTCTCCATGAATCCACAGCTGGTTggtgccttcttgaagctttgcCCTCTGGGCTTGAATGCACAGGAGGAGATAGGAATTACAGGAATGTTCTCGCAGTTGCAGAGCTCGATCATGTACCCATCTGGATCATGGAAGAACACCTGCTCCACCTTGGCCCCTTCTTCCTCTACAACAGCTGTGACATACCTCATCCCCATATCTTGCAGCCTCTTCATAACAAGTCCAACATCCGTACACTGTTCAAAACAAATGCTTTTCGTTATAAACATATAGAATTCGACAGTGCAATTGGGGTAAATAGTCCCTAAAAAGGAGGCTAGGGAAcccacttttctttttcaaattttaccTGGAAGGAGATGTGGTTGTCCTTGGGATTAATTGGTCGCAATTCATTGATGGTGTCATACTCATCGATTGATGGGTTCTCAATTAAGTGTATCCCAATGCCGTAATTGTACAACCTGCATAAAATCAGACAAATGTGATTAATACACTGTCAGTGAAAATGCAAAAAGGTTTCATATTTCCAGAAAACAGATCTTTCTTGCAAAAATTCTCTTTGTAATAACTATAAAGTTTAATGGGTTTTAAAGCATGTTTTCCCAAAAGATGAACACAAAAGCTGGGATAGAGAGGGATTGGAAAGCTAACCAAGCTccattgaaattgaaagaagagGGGCGTTTGATGAGAACAAAGCCCAAGACGTCTTCATAGAAACGCACTGAATCCCACACTGATCTACACAACAAAGACACATGGTTCAATGAGAGCAGAGGCAGAGCCTCGTAGCTGCTTACTTCCTCTATCTCCATTTtcattctgtttttgttttttggctctCACTTGCACTCACCTTGCCTTTTCTTTACTTTCTTGAATGCATGAACCACAT
Above is a genomic segment from Alnus glutinosa chromosome 12, dhAlnGlut1.1, whole genome shotgun sequence containing:
- the LOC133852041 gene encoding glyoxylase I 4-like; the encoded protein is MKMEIEEVSSYEALPLLSLNHVSLLCRSVWDSVRFYEDVLGFVLIKRPSSFNFNGAWLYNYGIGIHLIENPSIDEYDTINELRPINPKDNHISFQCTDVGLVMKRLQDMGMRYVTAVVEEEGAKVEQVFFHDPDGYMIELCNCENIPVIPISSCAFKPRGQSFKKAPTSCGFMENVMMESLSMDMMNFSF